The window AGCTTGTCCGGGTCGCCCAGTTCCGTGAGCACCTCCCGCTCGGCGGCGGCGGCGTCCTGCCCGCCGGCCGTACGGCCCTCGACCATGTCCGCGATCGAGGCGCGCAGCTCGGTGTCGATCTCCGCGCGGCGCGCGACCGGCACCGAACGCAGGGTCGCGGTGAGGTATCGGTCGGTCAGGGTGGTCATCGATCGGCTCCTTCGATCAGCCCGGTCAGGGAGGTCTGCACTGTGGCGAGGTCGGTGAGGAGCCGGCCCAGCACCGACTCGCCCTCCTCGCTGGTCCGGTAGAACTTGCGTGGCCGGCTCTCCTCGGTGTTCCACTCGCTGGTCAGCAGCCCCTGCTCCTCCAGCCGCCGCAGCAGCGGGTAGAGCGTGTTGGCGTCGACCGGAAAGCCGTGGTCGGAAAGGCGTTGCAGCAACGCGTAACCGTAGTCGGGCCGGCGCAGCGCGACGAGGCTGGCCACCACCACGGTGCCCCGGCGCAACTCCTGGAGATGCGTTCGCAGGATCTCATCGCTAACCATGCGTCACACCATACTGTGTGGCACACACTATCGTCCAGCGATACATCATCGTGCTCGTCAACATCAGTGTGTTCGGGCGAAACGGACGGCGGCGGACCCTCGGAGGGATCCGCCGCCGTGGGCGCCGGCCGCTCAGCAGGACCGGCCCTCCCGGAAACCGCGCTCGACGACGGACGCCGGCCCGACCTGGAGGTAGCCGACCCCCGGCCGGATCGGGTGGCCGGTGAACAGCTCCACCCGGGAACCGACGCGCACCAGATAGGCCGAGGCGTCGCCCGCGTCGTTGCGGATCATCGAGCCCCGCGGGCCGTAGATCTCCTCCAGGGCGGCGAAGGACATGCCCACCCCCGCGCCGGCGGGCGTGCGCGGCGGCGCGGTGGCGGTGCCCACCTCCACCAGCCGCCCGTCGCGGAAGGCCAGCAGGATCTTCCCCGCCCAGGCCCCGGTGACGCCGGCACGGACCGTGCCGTCGCAGTCGGGAGCCACCCAGTCGATGAGGCCGGCCGCCGACAGGCGGGCCAGGTCGGCCCCGATCCGGAACGGCCCCGCGCCCCGGACGCTGATGAGCCGGACCTCGTCGGGATCGGCGGCGGCCGGGAGGGCGGCGCCGTCCGTACCCGCGCCGAGGCGGCCGTCGGCACGTTCGGACAGGTTCCCGGCGACGGCGGCCGGCCTGGACGCGGCGGCGGCCGGTGCCGCCGTGGTGATCGGCACGAGCCCGGCCGTGGCCAGCAGGGCGGTGACGACGGTGTACGAGAGACGGTGCACGGGGATCTCCTCCTCCGGAGTGCGGGTGTCCTTGTCCTGTTGGTCACCCGTCCGGCCGGATCGGTTCGTCGGTTTCCCGACCGGTGCGCCCGACCAATACGCCCCGACCGGTGCGCCCGGCCCGCCCGACGCGCCGACCCCGCGTGGCGGCCGTGGGCTGCCCCCGGCCCGCTCCGCCGTCTACTGTCGAGGCGGAACGGCGACCGGCGGTGCCGGTGTCGGGGGTGGTGCGGTGACCAGTCCGGGGCGGATCGGGCCCTACCGGGTCGAGCGGCTGCTGGGCACGGGGTCGTTCGCGACGGTGTGGCTGGCCCACGACCCGGTGCTCGACTCCCGGGTGGCGATCAAGGTGCTGGCCGAGAACTGGCACCACGACCTGCGCGTACGGGAGCGCTTCCTGGACGAGGCCCGCCTGCTGCGCCGGCTCGACGACGAGCGGCTGGTCCGCGTCCACGCGGTCGGCGAGTTGGCCGACGGGCGGCCGTACTCGGTGCTGACCTGGGCCGACGGCGGCAGCCTGCGCGAGCGGCTGGCGGCCGGGGCGATGCCGGCGCCCGCCGCCCTGGAGCTGCTGGCCGAGATCGCCGCCGGCGTCGCCGTCCTGCACCGGCACGGCGTGGTGCACCGCGACCTGAGCCCGGGCAACGTGCTGTTCCGCTCCGGCCCGTACGGCGAGCGGGTGCTGATCGCCGACCTCGGGCTGGCCAAGGCCCTCGCCGCCGCCTCGGGTCTCACCGCCCGGGCCGGCACCCCCGGCTACATGGCCCCGGAGCAGGACGACCCGTTCGCCATCGTCGACACCCGCGCCGACGTGTACGCGCTGGGCCGGCTCGGCCTCCGCCTCCTCGCCCCGGCCGCCGACGCCGGTGCCGCCCCCGGTGCCGTCGCCGTCGCCCAGGCGGCGGGCGGGGCGGGTGGGGACGCCCCGCCGGAGGTGGCCGCGGTCCTGCGGCGGGCCACCGCGCCCCGGGCCGCGGACCGGTACCCGGACGCCACCGCCTTCCGCGCCGCCCTGCACCGCGCCGTGCCGGCTGTCCCCGCGCCGCCCGCCGGGACGGTCAGGCATCCGGCCCGGCGGGCGCGCACGGAGCGTCGGCTGGTCGCCCGGCGGCGGCTAACCGCGCTGGCGCTGGGGGTCCTGGCCCTCCTGGCGGCCGGGTCCACCGCCGGCGACGACACGACGGGCCGGCGGGACGCCGGAAGCTGGACGAGCGGGCCGGTCACCGTCGCGCTGCCGCCCGGGTGGCGGGCCACCGGCACCGGCTGGGCCGGCCGGTACGGGCCCGACGGCCGACTCGAACCGGCCCTGGTGATGTCGCCCGACCCGCACCGGTGGGCGGCCGACCCCACCGTGCCGGGTGCCTTCGTCGGGCTGTCCGCCAGCATCGCCGCGCGCACCAGCCCGGCGGGATTCGTCGCCGAGCGTCCCCACGCGGCGTGTGCCGCCGCGCCCGTACGCCGCACCCGGCAGGCGGGCGTGGACTGGGTGGTGGCCCGGTTCACCTGCGACCGGGGGCGGCCCGAGGTCGTCGAGGCCGCCGGGCTCGCACCCGGCCGCGCCGGCCTGGTCTACGTGCAGATCACGCCCCCGGCCGGCAGCCGGGCCGACTTCGTCGACACGCTGCTGGCCGGGGTGAGGGTGGGCTAGTGCGGAGCGGACGCCGCCGCCCGGCCGAGGCGGTCGCGCAGGAACTCCTCGAACGTCAGCAGCCAGGGGAACCGGTTCCGCAGGCCGGCGATGTCGGCCTGGTATCCGCTCTCGGCGAACCAGGCGTACATGGGATGCTCGACCGGCTGCGGTTCCAGGCGGGTGGGGGTGCCGGTGAGCGCCTCGTAGATCTCGGCGACCCGGGTGAAGGTCAGCTCGTCCCCGGCGATCTCGATCTGCGTGCCGAGGTGGTCCGCGGGGTGCGCGAAGGCGTACGCGGCGATGCGGCCGACGTCGTCGGAGGCGATCATCTGCAGCGGTCGGTCGGGAAGGACCTGGAGGCTCAGGACCCGTTCTCCCTCAGCGTCGGCGTAGTGGAGGAGATTGTTCATGAAGAACGCCGGGCGCAGGATGGTCGCGGGCAGGCCCGACGCCTGGATGTGCCGCTCGATCTCGGCCTTGGTCTCGAAGTGGTCGATGCCGGTCCGCCGCTCCGCGCCGCCCACCGAGCTGTAGACCAGGTGTGCGACACCGGTCTCCCCAGCCACGTCGGCGACCGTCCTGCCCTGCCTGACCTCGGTCGCGAGGCCGTCCGGAGTGTGTGCCAGGGCCTGGACGCTGAAGACACCGTGCACACCGCGCATCGCCGCGCGCAGCGACCCGGCATCGTCCATGTCCCCCTCGACCAGGGTGGCGCCCTGCTCCGCGAGGAGGCGCGCGGCCGGCTTGGCCCGATCGCGGACGAGTGCCCGCACCTGCCAGCCGTCCTGGAGCAACCGGCGGGCCGTGGCGCCGCCCTGATTGCCGGTGGCACCGGTCACGAGAATCGTCTTCCGCTCCGTCATGACGGTCCAGCCTAGGGAAACGGCTGGTCAGCCCGACGGCAAGGGGGCCTGCCATCGACGGGGGGCGTACGCCTGCGCCGGCGCACCGCCGCCCTCCGCCGTTGCTAGCGCACCACCACCGCCCTCCGTGCTAGCGCACCACCACCGCCCTCCGTGCTAGCGCACCACCACCGTGACCGTGTGCGTCGTACCGCCCTGGGGGATCAGCACGTCCACCGTGCCGGGGCGGACGAACCGGATGTCGACCACCCCCGCCTCGTAGCTGCGGGAGACCAGGTCCTCCCGGTCCACGCCGACCTCACCCGGTCCGATGCCGATGATCCGCAGCACTCCGCCGGTCGCGAAGCAGAGCGAGCGCACCAGCGCCAGCTCGGTCTCGGCCAGCACCAGGTCGTGGCGTACCGCCCCGAAGCAGGTGCCGGGCAGCCCGCCCGGCGAGCGCGTCGCGGTCGGCGTACGCCCGGCGGCGGTCGTCGGGGGCGCGGCCGGCGAGGGCCGGCGGGCCGGCGGGACGACGGCCGACGTGCCCGGCGGACGGCCTGGCGTGCCCGGCGACGGCGGGGAGGCCGACGGCGGGAGGGCCGACGGGGAGGGCGGGGCCGGGCCGGGGGAGCGGGAGGCCGGCGCCTGCACGGGCAGCGGCGAGACGGGAGCGTCCCCGCCGGCGCACCCCGCGAGCGGCACGGCCACGGTCAGGGCGACCACCGCGATCCCGGCGAGCCGCGGCGCGGAGAACCGTGCGCCGCCGGAGCCGCGCGGCGCGCCCCGGCGGCGGCCCGTCACCGCCGGCCCTCGCCGGCGGCGGGCTCACCGGAGAGCCGGTGCCGCAGCTGCCGGCGGGCCTCGTGGATCCGCGACTTGACGGTGCCCTCGGGCACGCCGAGCAGGCCGGCGATCTCCCGGTAGCCCAGCCCCAGGACGTCGCGCAGGGTCACCGCCTCGGCGAGTTCGGGGCGCAGCGCGTCGAGCGCGTCGAGCAGGTCCAGCCGGGTGCCGGCGACCACGCTCGTCCGGCGCGGGTCCACCGGCTCTGGCAGCGGCACGCCGCCGGCCTCCACCAGCCAGCGCCGCCGCAGCACCCGGTACGTCGAGCGGGCCCGGTTGGCCGTCAGCCGGTACAGCCAGGTGTGGAACGACGAGCGGCCCTCGAACCGGCCGACGCCCCGGGCCAGCGCGAGCAGCGCGTCCTGGCACGCCTCCTCGGCGTCCTCCCGGTTCGGCAGCAGGCGGGCGCAGAGCCGCAGCACCTCCGGGCGGACCGCGACCAGCAGCGCGTCGAGCGCCGCGGGATCGCCGCGCGCCGCCGACTCGACCAGCTCCTCGACACCGTCCGGGAGGGGCATCAGGTCGTCCAATGCTCGCCGGATACCGTCCGCCCAGGCTACGGCCGCCGCCGCCGATCGGGGCGCCCGAGTCCGGGAACCGACTGCCGGAGGCCGTCGTGGGCCCCGCCGAGCGTCGGTCGCCCGCGCGGGGCGGGGCCGTCGGAAGAGACGCGCGCCACCCGGCCCGGCCCTGTCCGCGCGGCGTCTGGAGCCACGTTTCCGGGCGGCGATAGGGTAGGCCGTCCGAGCTCGACCATCCCATGAACCGACCCGGGGGGGCGCCACGCATGGGCGATTCGTTCGCGCATCTGCACGTGCACACGGAGTACTCGATGCTCGACGGGGCGGCCCGGCTGAAGGACCTCTTCGCCGAGGTCAAGCGGCAGGGCATGCCGGCGGTGGCGATGACCGACCACGGCAACATGCACGGCGCGAACGACTTCTACAAGCAGGCGATGGCCGCCGGCGTCACCCCGATCCTCGGCATCGAGGCGTACGTGGCGCCGGAGTCGCGGTTCCACAAGCAGCGGGTGAAGTGGGGCCGGCCGGAGCAGAAGAGCGACGACGTCTCCGGCAGCGGCGGCTACACCCACATGACCATCTGGGCGAAGAACAAGACCGGCCTGCACAACCTCTTCAAGCTGACCAGCCGGTCGTACACCGAGGGGTTCTTCGTCAAGTGGCCGCGGATGGACGCGGAGCTGCTCGCCGCCAACGCCGACGGGCTGATGGCCACCACCGGCTGCCCCTCCGGCGAGGTGCAGACCCGGCTGCGCCTGGGCCAGTACGACGAGGCGCTCAAGGCCGCCGCGCGGTACCAGGAGATCTTCGGTAAGGAGAACTACTTCCTGGAGGTCATGGACCACGGCATCAGCATCGAGAGCCGGGTCCGCCAGGAGCTGCACGACATCTCCCGCAAGCTCGACATCCCGCCGGTGGTCACGAACGACTCGCACTACACGCACGAGTCGCAGGCCGAGGCGCACGACGTGCTGCTCTGCGTGCAGACGGCGGCGAACGTCGCCGACCCGAACCGGTTCCGGTTCGACGGCAGCGGCTACTACATCAAGTCCGCCGACGAGATGCGC is drawn from Micromonospora sp. NBC_01740 and contains these coding sequences:
- a CDS encoding PadR family transcriptional regulator encodes the protein MVSDEILRTHLQELRRGTVVVASLVALRRPDYGYALLQRLSDHGFPVDANTLYPLLRRLEEQGLLTSEWNTEESRPRKFYRTSEEGESVLGRLLTDLATVQTSLTGLIEGADR
- a CDS encoding serine/threonine-protein kinase, with amino-acid sequence MTSPGRIGPYRVERLLGTGSFATVWLAHDPVLDSRVAIKVLAENWHHDLRVRERFLDEARLLRRLDDERLVRVHAVGELADGRPYSVLTWADGGSLRERLAAGAMPAPAALELLAEIAAGVAVLHRHGVVHRDLSPGNVLFRSGPYGERVLIADLGLAKALAAASGLTARAGTPGYMAPEQDDPFAIVDTRADVYALGRLGLRLLAPAADAGAAPGAVAVAQAAGGAGGDAPPEVAAVLRRATAPRAADRYPDATAFRAALHRAVPAVPAPPAGTVRHPARRARTERRLVARRRLTALALGVLALLAAGSTAGDDTTGRRDAGSWTSGPVTVALPPGWRATGTGWAGRYGPDGRLEPALVMSPDPHRWAADPTVPGAFVGLSASIAARTSPAGFVAERPHAACAAAPVRRTRQAGVDWVVARFTCDRGRPEVVEAAGLAPGRAGLVYVQITPPAGSRADFVDTLLAGVRVG
- a CDS encoding NmrA/HSCARG family protein → MTERKTILVTGATGNQGGATARRLLQDGWQVRALVRDRAKPAARLLAEQGATLVEGDMDDAGSLRAAMRGVHGVFSVQALAHTPDGLATEVRQGRTVADVAGETGVAHLVYSSVGGAERRTGIDHFETKAEIERHIQASGLPATILRPAFFMNNLLHYADAEGERVLSLQVLPDRPLQMIASDDVGRIAAYAFAHPADHLGTQIEIAGDELTFTRVAEIYEALTGTPTRLEPQPVEHPMYAWFAESGYQADIAGLRNRFPWLLTFEEFLRDRLGRAAASAPH
- a CDS encoding RNA polymerase sigma factor, with translation MPLPDGVEELVESAARGDPAALDALLVAVRPEVLRLCARLLPNREDAEEACQDALLALARGVGRFEGRSSFHTWLYRLTANRARSTYRVLRRRWLVEAGGVPLPEPVDPRRTSVVAGTRLDLLDALDALRPELAEAVTLRDVLGLGYREIAGLLGVPEGTVKSRIHEARRQLRHRLSGEPAAGEGRR